One Fictibacillus halophilus genomic window, TGAAAACTACCTCATAGCATCTTATATTTCAGCCTTAATAATCATTCTTACAGCTCATAATCAACTAACTTCTCTTCCCGGGTTAATAACAAAAGTGCACTTCTCCTTCTTTGAAGAAATGCATCTGATTGTTGAACAAGAACCTAATCTTCATCCCTAAAATACATCCATCAATGAATATGTACTACTAATATTTTAAATACATTTTATCTTGCAGCATTTTATCTGCTAGTCTGATGTTTTCCTTTAAAAATGCAGGTAAATTTGAATGTGCTAGAATTTCAGTAGTAGTCATCCAAATAACTTCATCTACCTCTTCTTTGCTTTTTGCATAAGGTTCACCCGATTTATGGTGACAAAGAAAAACAATATCGATGACATTTATCCCTGATTCAGTAACGAAGGAAGAACTATTTACATATTTTAGATCTGCAACTTCGCTACCTACTTCTTCAAGAATTTCTCTTTTTAAAGTCCGTTCAAGAATATCAGAAGAAACACCTTCAATTTCACACTTTCCACCAACTAAAGAAAGTGTTCCACCAGCGTGCTCTTCCTTTTCACTTCTAAGGATTAAAAGCCATTTACCGTTTCTGTGAATAGCACCTTCTACATTTACTACGAACATAAAGCAACCCCCTTTAAATATAGTGGCGAACTCCACCCTCCTGCCTTTACTTCAATAAAAAAGTTCACCTCTCCTTTTTAAGTTAAAGCACCCGTTTATTAAATAGATTAGTTAGATTAGGTATTAAGAAAATATACCAAAACAGATACAATTGGTACGGCAATTGCAGTATATCGGGCAAAGTATAATAAATGCTATTAATATACTAACCATTAGAACTGTGATTACATTTACTTGAGCTTTTTCTTATTGATGCGGTTTGTTTTTTGGTGAGAATAAGCAATACCCCATATACATAGAAAATAATGCTTATCGTTATAAAACCATAAAATAATCCTGTAATAGAAACTGGTCCCCATACCTGTATGAATTTCCACGTAAATCCTAATAAGATTTTTGGTATTAAGATCACTAAAATCAAAAATGCAACGACTAGCAACGTATGTATGGATAATATCAAAACCCTATTACCTTTTAATGCTCTTCTTTCTCGTTGTTTTCTTATCATCTTTCTTATTGTTCGTAGTAATAATAGGATAAAAATAACACCAAGAGCAGTGAGTACACTAAGGAGAACGGTCGCTATTTTGTCCAGCTTTTGATAACTGTCAGTTTGGTTGGTTGAAACACTTTTACCTTCCCATATATCCATAACACTTTGGCCTATCGATGTCGTAAAACTTGAATTCATATTAGAAAGGATTGCTACACCTAATTCTTTATCTGGCTGCATAATGATAAACGATGAATATGTTGGGTTCTGCCCCTCATGCAGAATATATTGTTTTGCTTCCTTTTTTACAACTTCCCATCCGCTAGCATAGTAAGAATTCGTATTAAAAGCTTCCACCGATCGATCAGGATGGTGAGATTCTTTAATGAGTTGCTTATTAAACGCTTTATTCAAATCATATCCTAACTGTAAATTCATCCATTTCGCAATGTCAGTAGTGTTGCTTATGATATATCCTGCGGGTATGTTCCCACGATAAATAGGTGGTGTGTATTTCTGCTCTTTCAAGAATCCTATCTTGTAGCCTTGTGCTACCATAGATGACTGAACTTGGTGGAGACCAACGAAAGAATCATTCATCCCAATTGGTTTTAGTACCTGATTTTTTATGTAAAGATCAAAGGGTTGTTTCGTTACATTTTCAATTACGAGCCCTAGAACATCGTAATTAATTGTTGCATATTCAAACGTGCTTCCTGGCTTTCGATTCAGTTCCTGATTCAATAATGTCTTTACGTTCAACTCTAGTGCGTTTGAAGCATTACTTTCAGGAATTTGCACTATAGAGTTTGATGCGATTCCGCTTGAATGATATAGTAACTGATTCAGCGTAATGGTTTGAGGTTCTCCCTGATATTTAAGCTTCAACCATGGAATATACTTTTGAACACTATCAGAACGTTTTAAATTCCCTTCCTTCTCCAAACGAAGAATGGCCAAACCGGTAAATGCCTTAGTAGTTGATCCAATCTCAAATAATGTACTGGACGTAACAGGTGTTTTCTCTTTCACGTTTTTGTAGCCGAAATTCCTTTGATAAACTGTTTCACCCTTTTCAACGATAACTAGTGACATACCAGGAATTTTACTAATTTGTCTTTGCTGTTCAACCAGCTTTTCAATTTTCTCCGTTTTTCCACTTGATTCAGCGATAACTAAATGAGTAGCGAGACCAATCAATCCTAGAATCAATGTAACTAAAAAGCTAATTATTCTTACTAATTGTTTCATAACTTTTTCTCCTTGATGGCTATTTGCTCATGAATAATAGAAGAGTAAACCAACCTATATTTTACAGTTTAACCCAGTTAATTAATACTAATTTCAAATAATTTATTCCAAAAGTTAGTTTTATAGTGTTATACCTTATAAAATTCCAAAAAAGAGCACTGTTATCATTTTGATTAACAGTGCCTACTAAATGTTATTTATTTGTAAAAAGAGAAGGTCTTTTGGAAATACAATTCTGAAGAAACACACACGATCGTTTGAATAAGAATTAATAAGCAGGAAGAACTCCTGTTTTCATAGAAAGTAAAATGTTGATATTTAATATTTCGAGATGGATTTGACAGTCCTTCTATGATCTTATTCAATTAAAGCATGCTTTAGTTGTATAAGGAATGAGTATATTTATAACAAAAATAAAAATAATTTATAATTGACTCACAACCAGGGCTTCAAGATTTGAGACAGTTTGATTAAATGTTTTGATGGGTTGATAACCCAATTCTTTAATTTTAGTATTTGAGTAAATGGGACGCTCTATCAAACGATTAGGTACTCTTAATTTTTTTCCTAAAGTATTAACTAATCTTACTCTAAATTCTTCTTCAGGAAAATTTCCATCTATTGCATTGTAGACTTGATTGCATACACCTTTTGATAACACAAGATAAATTATTTCTGCTAAATTATCTGCATGAATCCAAGGTACAAGATCTTCTGGGTGAACCCAATCAACAATATCAGTTTTTAACATACGGTTAACTTGTCTGTCTCCCCAATACGAATTTTCTTCGGCACAGATTGCACCAGGTCTTAAGATAATAACATCAAGTCCTTTTTTAATATATTCATTTAATATTTGTTCAGATTTTGACTTTATATCTACATAGACTTCTTGGTGTTGTTTTACTATTGGAGTTGTTTCGTCAAAGTAACCTTTTGTCAGCTCCCCGTATATCCTTGATTTCTAGGATCAAACTTCTTGGAGCGAAAAATAACACCATCCTGACCATCCCATTCATTAAAGTTAAATTGACCGTCCTCATCACAGTATTCAAGTAAAGTTACTTTAAACCCAGCAGCTTTAAATATTTTCGTTAAATTTTTATAATTAACTATTCTATGACTTGAAGCAGGATGGTCTATTGGTCCAGGTCCACCTACTTTTATTATGTTTTGATAATCCTTGTCTCGAAAATATCCATTAGGAACTGCACAACGAACTTCATTATTTTGTTTAAAGGAATATTTGAACTTACCCTTAGTTTTCCGCACGTCCGTTTCTCCTAAAAATGCACCCAACTAATCATTATTTTCTACTTAAATATATCAGCTACTTCATTACTAAATTCTCTTAGATAATGAAGATAGTTGTCTCCACCGTAGTTATACCTCTTATTATACATTTTAGCCACGATCAGATTATATTCAGGAATCACTAGCAGCGTTGGTCCTGTAATTCCTAAAATTTGATAAGAACCCTTAGGTACTCTCTCTCCTATTTCACTTTGAAGGGTTGGTGTATCTTGTACGTACCAAAACAATCCGTTTTGTGGTGTATCTTTATCTTTGTACATTGGATTTTGTACTTGGGTAGCTAACCGTATCACTTCTTTTGGTACGATTTGTTTGCCATTCACTAATCCATCATTCAAATGAAGATTACCCCACAATGCAAACTCACGAGCCGTGGTATGCAGGTTTGAGTCTCTCCCATCACCTATACTTCCTAATTTAAATGTTGCAACTTCGTTTGGGTTATCAATCACTTGTACCAGTTTTTCATTAGAATATGTATACCAAGCAGTTTGTTTCAAACCTAACGGTAGAAATACTCTTTCGTTTAATAACTCAGGAAAACTCTTGCCATAAAGCCTTTGTATTAATACTGTCATCATTAATACGTTTATTCCTCTGTAAGCCCACCCTTTGCCTGAGTCAAACTCTCTAAAAAGAGCTCCATCATCTTTCTGGTGTAATCCATGAGAATGGGTGACTAGATGTCTTATCGTTGTGTTAGCAAGCAATTTCTTATCGTATTCATCAAAGTAATCAATCGCATAGTCATCAAGACTCTTAATCTTATTTTCATATAAAGCATATGCTACCGCTAATCCTAAGTAACTTTTTCTTGCAGATGCTACGTTAAACATAGAGGTTTCTGTAATGGGTGTAGAATTTACCGAATTAGAATGATACCCCGTATAATGCTCTAATATAATCTCGTTATTCTTTAATACAACTAATGCTGCAGCACTGCTATGATTAAGCTTCATTATTTCTTCTACATATGAAATTAACCTTTGATCGTTTTCTCCCACGTTTTCTATATCCTCCGTTAAATGATGCTGTCTATTTGTGCTCATAAGTTAAACCCTATCCCAGGATTGTTGAAGTTACTTTGTAATAACATAAATCTTAATAAAAATCACAATAAACAATCCATTCCTGTTTAACTTGATTGTAGAAAAAATAAAAACTACCACTGTCTACTATGTTGAACTGAGCCTTTTCATCAGAACTTATTTGAAATACGAAAGGATATTCTTCTCCAAAGGATACACCACCTTGAGTAAATGATGGATATCCACCGACTTTATGTGTCGGGTAAACCTCTTCCACTATATCATCGTGATATTCCACGCCCTCTTCACTTTCAAGTTGCAATATTGCTTCTTCAATATCTGGTTGAAAACTATAAGAATCTTCCCAAGCAGGTGTATCGTTATCAATGTAAACTGGGGATAGTGGAAAAGCTTTCATCTTAGTAGATTGCTTGTTTACCTTCTCTAGCTCATCAAAATTCGTATAACACATTATCTTAAAATATGGACCTAGGTTATCACTATTCAGATGATTGAATATATCAAAATCCATATAGATGGTTATTAACTGATAGTTCGTCAATTCTTTCGGCACATAAGGTAATTTAGATAAAAATAATGTACAGATAGGATCAAAATTCGATGGTATAGCTTCTTCTTGTCTTTCCCATAAAACTTTACCGATCCAACTTTCTCCTAATTCTTCCGTAGGTCTGAACCCACCTGTTTGAAAGATTGTGGCTTTTTTAAACAATGCTCGTTTAATCTGAGTAATATTCAATTTAATCAACTCCTAACATGAGTTCTAAATTCTATGTAAAAACACTAATTCTACTTGTATTAACCTATCCGGTTGAGGAATGATTGAAACGGTTTTGTAGTGTATTTTTATCTATTAAATTTTACAAACTCAAATCAACGATTACTCCATAATGATCACTTGGATGAACTTGTTGCGTTGGAGGTACGACGTTTGCAAACAGTTCTATGTCTAGTAGCCTCAGTTCTTTTTTCGGAAAACATGATTTTAATAGTATCCAATCATACCTTACGGGGACTCTTATATTGTTTAAGTTCTCTCTATTCAATAACCAGCTATTATATTCAGAGTCTAAGGTTGGGGATCCATCCGACTGCCCTAAATCTATCCAACTTGTATCGTATGATTCAATGGAGAGTTCACCCACTAAAAAATTATAGATACTTGATAGATTAGGTTTACTGTTAAAATCTCCACAAAGAAACTCATAGTCAGTATTTTTACTTTCCGAGATCCATTTCGCTACTTCTACAATTTCTTTTTCTCTGACAAGGGCACTTTTCCAGTTTAGATGGACATTTGTTAAACCAATTGTTGATCCGTTTATTTTTACCAAAATTCTCATTGAACAATTGTTTAAGACATCATTCTCACTCATTACCTCTTCTATGGGATATTTCGATAGAACGGCGAGTCCTTCTTCATCACCCGGATATCTCTTAAAAGAGTATTGGTATAATCCAACTTGTTTTAAGATGTATTCAAGTTCTTCAAGATTTGGTACTTCTTGAAGAGCGATGATGTCTGCATTTACTCTCCTGATTTCCTTAATAATCATTTCTTTTCTTAATGCCCATGTCTCGTTGTTGTTCCAAACATTAAATGTAGCTACTTTCATGTAACTCACTACCTTATACACTTATTTAGTTTACTTACTAACAATTTTCTGTTTTTATTATATCTTTCCAGTAATACCACGCTTTTAGATCTGGTTCCCCTACTATCTCACAATTAATTTTAGATTAAACATACCTTTTCCCGTGTGCATATCTATTGGCAACGAAGAATGTTCGTGCGTTATCAGCCAAGACTCATCTACCTTTTTTAAACCAAATGTAAAACGGTTTGTTATTTGACGTAGTTTCTCACCAGTATTTTCGCTGTATGCAACGAACGAAACAGCACAATGAACAAATGCAACACTCGTATTTTCCTCAATGGTTACATCATTAAAATTTACTTTTAATGAGTTTCTGTCTTCACTCAAACTATTAAACCACATCACCACATTTTCTCTCCATGAAGAAATACCCTCACACTCCCAGTTTCCCCAGCAATCATAGATATGTACATCAGCAGCATAGGTTGTTAGAAATTTATTAACATCTTTTTCATATACGGAAGATTTATAATTATCAAGAACGTCCTGGACTTTACTAATTCCAATCATCACAAAATCCTCTCCTTCATAAAAGTTCTTCACTGTTAAAAAATATCTATAGCCTTACTTATACTTATTACTAGATTGCATGAATAGAAACTAAATGTCTCAAGATTACTAGCTGACTCATTTATCGTTTTTAAAGAAATGAACAGGTCGGATTTCGATACGCCATCCAAACTCTTCTGCTCTACTTATTTGTGTTGTGGGATGAAGAGATGCTAGCTTAATCGCCTCTTCCATGTTCTCTGCTTCAAAAACGAAGATGCTTCCAATAAGCTCCTTCGTCTCTGTAAACGGACCATCTGTTACGATTATCTCATCGTTTACTCGACGTAAGCTTTTGGTCTCTGACTCCAGACCAGCGTCAAGAAGCACGTTGCCACTTTGATAAAAATTTTCAACGACAGGTTGGCATTCATTCATAACCGCTTCAATCTCCGCCCTAGGTCGTGCATCCATTTTTTCAGGACTAAAATAGCCCATACATAAAAATATCATTGTCATCTCTCCCGTATCACTCAGATTTTGTATCTAATAATACCTTTAATAATCAAAACAAACGCTAGATCTTGATACATTTACAGAATTGATTCATCATCAACACTTGGTGCGTGCTCTTAACATATGATAGACAATGAATAAATTTTATATATATACAGCCGCTACTCTAGATTTTTGTAACCTGCTCTTTGTTTCAATAAACAGTTACCATACTCCTTTAACGAAATGTGCATCCATTGGTTTTCATCCTTTATACCCATAGTATCTATTCAAATATGTTCTTCCATCATCAAAAGCAAGGGGAAATAGAGATTCAATTTCAAATTTTGATATAAAGAGGATAGCACTCTTATATAATGGAATATATAACCATTTAAGAATTGATAGTTAGAGATTAGGAGTGGTGTTTTGAATACGTTAGAAGGTTTGAAGACATTTCGTTTTGATAATGAGGAGATGAATAGTGAATATACTGAATTTGCATCGGCACTAGAGTTGCTTACCGAAGGAAAAGAGTCCCTTGCACTAAAAAATTTAAAACATCTCTATAAGCATACTCAAGATCCTTCCCTACTCAGCAGCCGTGCTCACCTTTTGTTTGCCCTATACTTTGCAAGATCCGACTGGAACCAGCTTGAGCTACTGGACCTCTTAGAGGAGCATAGTATCGAGAAAAGCAATCGAATCATTGCGAAGACTCTTAGTTAATATGAACAGACGGTGTTTCATTCTCAGAAATTCGTCATACTTACCTATATCATAAAGTCTCACCGGCTGCCCTACAATCAAAGCCAAAATAAATGGACAGGATATATGCTTATGGTTAGATACCGGAGCCTTACTTACATGAGTAGTTATTAAAATTTCTAACAATAGCTAGTTGACGATAGTCTAATTAAACTCTATACTACTTAAGTCTAATTAGACTATTATGTAAAGGGATGAAATTAAATGATAAAGTCTTTTCTAATGATAGGGCAATCAAATATGGCAGGTCGTGGATTCTTGCATGAGGTAGAACCTATCTATAACGAAAAAATAAAAATGCTTCGCAACGGACAGTGGCAAATGATGACAGAGCCAATTAATTATGACCGTCCTGTTGCTGGAATAAGTTTAGCAGCATCTTTTGCAGAGGCGTGTTCAAAAGCTTACCCAGATGAAGAAATTGGTTTGATTCCTTGTGCGGAAGGTGGCAGTTCCCTGAACAATTGGCATCCGCAAGGTACTCTTTTTCAACATGCTTTATCTGAAGCTCGATTTGCTCTTGAAACTAGCCAAATTTGTGGCATACTTTGGCACCAAGGTGAAAGTGATAGCAGTAATTCTCTACATAAAACGTATTATGAAAAGTTATCTCTTATAATTGGAACTTTACGTAAAGAATTAAACCTTCAAAATGTCCCATTAATTATTGGTGAGTTTGGAGATTTTTTAGGAAAAACAGGTTTCGGAAAGTATTCATCAGAGTTTCAAGAAATTAACGAACAATTACGTCGATTCGCTTATGAGCAGCAAAATTGTTATTTTGTTTCGGCAGAAGGTCTAACTTCCAATCCGGATGGTATTCATTTGAACGCCGTTTCACAACGAAAATTCGGTTTTCGCTACTTTGAGGCATTTTCAAAAAAGTGTCATATCTTAGAGCCTCTTTCGGATGAAAATCAATCACTAAAAATAACCAATAACTATTCAAAAAATGAACAAATGTATATTCACAGTATGAATTTGGCTCTCGGTAAAATCACATACGCTGAATTTGAAGTAGAAATGGCAAAGGTGATGCACCCTTGATTCCCTTACTAATCCTTGGCTTACTTATTCAAAACCCTGGCGCTCATGGATACGAACTATTAAGTTTAATGGAAAAACGACATTATAAATATATCGTTAACTTTACTAAAGGATCATTTTATTACAATTTGCAACAACTTGAAGAGAAAGGTTTTATTGAACAAACACATCGAATACGTCCAAACAACGGTCGTGAAATTCACACCTTTATAATAACGCCTTTAGGAATAGAAGAATTTGATAAATTAATGGGTAAATATGGAACTAAATCCGAGTATGTAAACTTATTATTTTATGGAGCATTACTCTTTGCAGATGTTTTCGATAAGAATAAATTATTAGAATTGATTCAGTCACAAATTGATCAAACTGAAGCTAGAATTGATCTTCTTGATGAATATTTAGCTAGAAATAAGGAATTACCTGGTAAAATTGATTATTTTCGTCGCATGAACGAAAATTCTCGTACTCACCATTTAGTGAATTTACATTGGTTTAAAAAATTGAAGGCAGACATAGAAGAATCTATTGTATAAATGAGAACTAAAATCACCTATCAATATTACTTAGTAAATATTGATAGGTGATTTTCAAAGTAATTTTTAGTACACATTACAAAGGTAATGAAATCCGTATTTAGCTATTCTTTTCCAGTCAAAATCACAAAACCTTTTTTATTCCATTTAGTCATTTCTGAACCTCCAAAAATAAAAGAATATGCATCTATGAATCGTACAAAGACTATTCCTTATTCGCTCTCCATTCATACTGAATATCTGGCAAATTCTCTTCATTCTCATGGCCTCTTCCAATAATTTTGAAACCATTCTTCTCATAAAAACGTTGCGCCTTTTTATTCACTTCAAATGTGTATAATGCTATTCTTCCGCTTGAGTGATCCTTTGCTCGTTGAAGCAATGCATTACCTATACCGGCTTTTTGATAACCCCTGTGAACATATAGCTGGCTTATTTCGGTTTGATTATAGGCAATCATTCCAACGACTTTTGCATCAACCATCGCTAATTCCACCACAAACTCCTTCGTCAGAATATTATTCAGAAAGTACACATGACTTTCAAAACTATGAGACTCTTTTACACCTATTGCCTCGAATTTACTATCACGCCACATCTTAACGGTTTGTTCAGCAAATTCAGCTAAATAGGTTATGATATTAACATTTAGACTCTTCAACCTAATCAGTCCTTTCCAAAAGGGTTATCACTCTACGCAATTATAAAGTTAACAATGAACTTTAACAGAATGAAGAGGGATGATCTTGAACTAAAGCGAATAAGAAGGAAGATCTCAAATGTTTTAAAATAGTTTTAAAGGAGAAAATGATGAAATTACTTCATTCTGTAAAAGAGTATATAGATCAACACTATCACACGCCAAAGGGATTAATCGGTACATATATCGTAGAAAAAATGGTCAGGCAGCACAAACCTGAAACAGAGTGGACGATAGGACAATTGGAACTTCAAGAACAAGATAAAGTGTTAGAACTTGGTTGCGGTGCCGGCTATGCTATACAAATGATCACAGGAAAATATAGTGTTCAGGAAATTGTAGGTTTAGATCTTTCTTCAACAGCCATTCGGTCGGCTGCGATACGTAATAAAAAGGAAATAAACAACGAAATAGTTAGGCTAGTTGAAGCTAATTTCAATAACCTCCCTTTTAATGACGATATGTTCACCAAGTTGTATAGTATTCAAACCATTTATTTTTGGAGCGAAGTCGATACCATCATTTCAGAAATCTATAGAGTTCTTAAGTCTGATGGATTAGTAGTTATTACTTTTTCTAATGGTAAAGGCAATGAAACTTGGGAAAGTGTTAAGGAAGTTTCAGAAAATCAAGTGATGCCATTCATGTTGGATAAGGGATTTAAGAATGTTTCGTTAGTGAGAGGACCAGATTCTAGGGGTTTTCATACAGTCTCTATCAAAGGGATAAAGGGGTAAACATTTTACTTAAGACAATTTAAATAGAAATTATACCAGACGTCAAAAATGATAAATTGGCATCTGGTATTCTTTTTTTATATCTTACGGTTAAAAATAGGTCTTCTAAGCAGTTCAGCTATTGGTCTCATTTTAATGAGTAGAAAATGAGTAAGAAGTGCGATTAGTGTTCCGATCAATGCTCCAGCCACTACATCAAATGGATAATGAACGCCAACCCATACTCTTGAACATGTGATCAAGATAGCGGCCATAAACCATATATACCTATACCTTAATGTTACTAACATTAACGTGACAGCAATCGAGATTGCTGATGAGGCGTGATCACTAGGGAAGGAAGAGTTAGCAGCATGCTCTACCAATTGAACGATTTCATGTGAGATAAACGGCCTCTCTCGATAGATAAATAACTCAATCAGTCGATTCATTGAGTATGATCATGAAAATGCAAACAATGCTTGAAATACGATTACCCTGTCATTCTTATTATTTCTCCACCACAGCATAAACAATAATAAAACAAAGGCATACTGAACGTATTCTGCAAAGAAAATCATTAAA contains:
- a CDS encoding NUDIX hydrolase, encoding MFVVNVEGAIHRNGKWLLILRSEKEEHAGGTLSLVGGKCEIEGVSSDILERTLKREILEEVGSEVADLKYVNSSSFVTESGINVIDIVFLCHHKSGEPYAKSKEEVDEVIWMTTTEILAHSNLPAFLKENIRLADKMLQDKMYLKY
- a CDS encoding NAD-dependent epimerase/dehydratase family protein yields the protein MYGELTKGYFDETTPIVKQHQEVYVDIKSKSEQILNEYIKKGLDVIILRPGAICAEENSYWGDRQVNRMLKTDIVDWVHPEDLVPWIHADNLAEIIYLVLSKGVCNQVYNAIDGNFPEEEFRVRLVNTLGKKLRVPNRLIERPIYSNTKIKELGYQPIKTFNQTVSNLEALVVSQL
- a CDS encoding PadR family transcriptional regulator, giving the protein MIPLLILGLLIQNPGAHGYELLSLMEKRHYKYIVNFTKGSFYYNLQQLEEKGFIEQTHRIRPNNGREIHTFIITPLGIEEFDKLMGKYGTKSEYVNLLFYGALLFADVFDKNKLLELIQSQIDQTEARIDLLDEYLARNKELPGKIDYFRRMNENSRTHHLVNLHWFKKLKADIEESIV
- a CDS encoding DUF1963 domain-containing protein; translated protein: MNITQIKRALFKKATIFQTGGFRPTEELGESWIGKVLWERQEEAIPSNFDPICTLFLSKLPYVPKELTNYQLITIYMDFDIFNHLNSDNLGPYFKIMCYTNFDELEKVNKQSTKMKAFPLSPVYIDNDTPAWEDSYSFQPDIEEAILQLESEEGVEYHDDIVEEVYPTHKVGGYPSFTQGGVSFGEEYPFVFQISSDEKAQFNIVDSGSFYFFYNQVKQEWIVYCDFY
- a CDS encoding YciI family protein, giving the protein MIFLCMGYFSPEKMDARPRAEIEAVMNECQPVVENFYQSGNVLLDAGLESETKSLRRVNDEIIVTDGPFTETKELIGSIFVFEAENMEEAIKLASLHPTTQISRAEEFGWRIEIRPVHFFKNDK
- a CDS encoding endonuclease/exonuclease/phosphatase family protein, with product MKVATFNVWNNNETWALRKEMIIKEIRRVNADIIALQEVPNLEELEYILKQVGLYQYSFKRYPGDEEGLAVLSKYPIEEVMSENDVLNNCSMRILVKINGSTIGLTNVHLNWKSALVREKEIVEVAKWISESKNTDYEFLCGDFNSKPNLSSIYNFLVGELSIESYDTSWIDLGQSDGSPTLDSEYNSWLLNRENLNNIRVPVRYDWILLKSCFPKKELRLLDIELFANVVPPTQQVHPSDHYGVIVDLSL
- a CDS encoding GNAT family N-acetyltransferase, which produces MKSLNVNIITYLAEFAEQTVKMWRDSKFEAIGVKESHSFESHVYFLNNILTKEFVVELAMVDAKVVGMIAYNQTEISQLYVHRGYQKAGIGNALLQRAKDHSSGRIALYTFEVNKKAQRFYEKNGFKIIGRGHENEENLPDIQYEWRANKE
- a CDS encoding sialate O-acetylesterase, producing the protein MIKSFLMIGQSNMAGRGFLHEVEPIYNEKIKMLRNGQWQMMTEPINYDRPVAGISLAASFAEACSKAYPDEEIGLIPCAEGGSSLNNWHPQGTLFQHALSEARFALETSQICGILWHQGESDSSNSLHKTYYEKLSLIIGTLRKELNLQNVPLIIGEFGDFLGKTGFGKYSSEFQEINEQLRRFAYEQQNCYFVSAEGLTSNPDGIHLNAVSQRKFGFRYFEAFSKKCHILEPLSDENQSLKITNNYSKNEQMYIHSMNLALGKITYAEFEVEMAKVMHP
- a CDS encoding class I SAM-dependent methyltransferase: MKLLHSVKEYIDQHYHTPKGLIGTYIVEKMVRQHKPETEWTIGQLELQEQDKVLELGCGAGYAIQMITGKYSVQEIVGLDLSSTAIRSAAIRNKKEINNEIVRLVEANFNNLPFNDDMFTKLYSIQTIYFWSEVDTIISEIYRVLKSDGLVVITFSNGKGNETWESVKEVSENQVMPFMLDKGFKNVSLVRGPDSRGFHTVSIKGIKG
- a CDS encoding serine hydrolase domain-containing protein; translation: MSTNRQHHLTEDIENVGENDQRLISYVEEIMKLNHSSAAALVVLKNNEIILEHYTGYHSNSVNSTPITETSMFNVASARKSYLGLAVAYALYENKIKSLDDYAIDYFDEYDKKLLANTTIRHLVTHSHGLHQKDDGALFREFDSGKGWAYRGINVLMMTVLIQRLYGKSFPELLNERVFLPLGLKQTAWYTYSNEKLVQVIDNPNEVATFKLGSIGDGRDSNLHTTAREFALWGNLHLNDGLVNGKQIVPKEVIRLATQVQNPMYKDKDTPQNGLFWYVQDTPTLQSEIGERVPKGSYQILGITGPTLLVIPEYNLIVAKMYNKRYNYGGDNYLHYLREFSNEVADIFK
- a CDS encoding YybH family protein, whose protein sequence is MIGISKVQDVLDNYKSSVYEKDVNKFLTTYAADVHIYDCWGNWECEGISSWRENVVMWFNSLSEDRNSLKVNFNDVTIEENTSVAFVHCAVSFVAYSENTGEKLRQITNRFTFGLKKVDESWLITHEHSSLPIDMHTGKGMFNLKLIVR
- a CDS encoding serine hydrolase domain-containing protein is translated as MKQLVRIISFLVTLILGLIGLATHLVIAESSGKTEKIEKLVEQQRQISKIPGMSLVIVEKGETVYQRNFGYKNVKEKTPVTSSTLFEIGSTTKAFTGLAILRLEKEGNLKRSDSVQKYIPWLKLKYQGEPQTITLNQLLYHSSGIASNSIVQIPESNASNALELNVKTLLNQELNRKPGSTFEYATINYDVLGLVIENVTKQPFDLYIKNQVLKPIGMNDSFVGLHQVQSSMVAQGYKIGFLKEQKYTPPIYRGNIPAGYIISNTTDIAKWMNLQLGYDLNKAFNKQLIKESHHPDRSVEAFNTNSYYASGWEVVKKEAKQYILHEGQNPTYSSFIIMQPDKELGVAILSNMNSSFTTSIGQSVMDIWEGKSVSTNQTDSYQKLDKIATVLLSVLTALGVIFILLLLRTIRKMIRKQRERRALKGNRVLILSIHTLLVVAFLILVILIPKILLGFTWKFIQVWGPVSITGLFYGFITISIIFYVYGVLLILTKKQTASIRKSSSKCNHSSNG